The sequence TTTCACATTGCTCCAAACAAAACAAGCACAAAAGTTGTAAAACCTTTACCTTAGTAGCGGCAAACCAGAAAGGAGCCAAAGAAAACATCGCATCCAGCAAAGTTAAGCAAACTGATAGAAAGATCACGTTAAATGgaaagattaaaatttttggGTATAATTAAAGCACCAATAACACTGTTCATATCTCCCCTTTCTTCTTGCACGGGAAAGGAAAGGTTAAAGAAtcctttttgtttcttcttacAAGTACCACGTTAGCTGTAAGAATTCGTTGATAGCTGCAGATTATGCAACAACACAAGCAGAAAGGCTTATGAATCAATTCATGAACTCGATAGACTTGAATAAGTGCAATTACTTGGTCTGTTGAAGTGATCTGTTTCTTTGGCATGAAATACAAAGCAAAAACCATTCATTTCTCATCTAATAGATATCTTTCAGGAACATCACAAAACCCTCCACAGTATCTCAACATCTTGGAATACATAATGTCTACAAGATTTTTAGAAGAAAATGCATAAAACGTAGTAGCGGATACTACACATTTGCAACAAAAAATCAGACATTACATTCCACATTTTCATATACTTAACAATTCTCTGTTAGTCCCAGCCAAAATGACTCCTAGGTGTCATCCAGGAAACATCATCAGTATTAGGACTATGATCTCCACCAAGATTCAATCTTCCATCAGAATCCTCAGGTAAAATATACTGAAAGCCAACTTTCGGTTTTCTTGATGGCAGAACAGGAAGTGGTGCTTCACCTTTAAGAATCTTAGCTGCCTCCTTAATAGTTGGTCTCTCCTCATGATTTGGATGCACACAACAAAGTCCCACAAGCAGCATTCTCTGCATCTCCGCTCCATTAAACTTCCCTTTTAACTTCGAATCAGCAGCCTCTATCAATTTCCCTTGCTCCCAAAACCCCCACACCCAATCCACAAGTACCGttccatcatcatcaacaggCCTTTTTCCTGTGGCAACCTCTAGCACCACCACACCAAAGCTGTAAACATCAGTTTTCACCGATGGGACGCCTGAATAAACATACTCAGGAGCAAGGTACCCCATTGTTCCAGCTGGTATTGTAGCTTCTCTTGTCGAAGAACTATGTTCATAAACTTCTGCTAAACCAAAATCACCAAGTTTAGCATTGAATTCTTCATCAAGCATTATATTGCAGGTCTTAACATCTCTATGAATTATCTGCCTTTCACTTTCCTCGTGTAGATACGAAAGAGCAGAAGCAACTCCAAGAGCTATGTTCATTCTTTGTTTCCAGGAGAGGAAATTTGAAGAGCTAGTGTTATTGTGAAGGATTTTGGCAAGGCTACCATTAGGCAGGTACTCATAAACTAAGACTAATTCTGATTCTTCGCAACACCATCCTTGAAGTTGAACCAAGTTATTATGTTTTAAGCAACCCACAATTGTTGCAAACTCAGTTATGAATGGATTGCGACAACATTCAATCTCTGTCTTATTAAACCTCTTCACAGCCACTGCTCCTAAATCTGGAAGAGACCCCTTATAAACTGTAGCTGAAGCTCCTTCCCCGATAATTCTGTTTCGATGAAACCCCATTGTCGCTGCCTTTATCTCAACAATTGAAAATCTTGTTGGTCCTCCTTTATGTATAAAGAATTGGCCTTCTTTAGTTCTTCTGCCAAAAAcaacccttttctttcttataacAAAGAGAAAGATTATTGCCAATATTAGAGCAATCGATAAGATAAATGCAGCTAAACCTCCTAACCCCAAAGCTATCtccttcattttatttgttttctcatcaaGATTAGTAGGGTCGCCATTTTCACTTGAATCCTCAAGGTAACACAAGAAACAATCCTCTCCTTCACTTGCTTGTACATTAGTAGCAGCAGGGGCAGACCAATAAGTTTTGAATCTCCAATGATCAATAAGATGAACAGCTGATCCTTGCCCATTAGAAGCAGTGAAACCAACATGCATAAACTCCTTAAAATTCTCAGATAAATCAACTCTAGCTTCAAGAATAGGATTTGGAGGTCTATTTTGAGAGTCACTAACCCAAACTTGAATCAATTTAGCAATATCTGAGTACTCAATCCAAGCAATCATTTGCTTTCCGCTTTTTAGATCAATCCCATTTGACAAAGCATCAACAGAAGCAAAAGAAACAACTGTGTTAACATCAATTCCAATATGATCACCATTAATATCAGAAAGAAAAGGATCAAAACTTGTATCAAATTCAACAGCAACAAAAGAATCTTGAGGGTTTAAAGCTGGACCAGGAAGACCCATATACCCATTAGAAAGACTAAAAGATTCAGCATTAGAAGTGATCAAGAAAGCCATGCCGTCACCAAAAGAACAAAGTGGAGATTTGATTATGGAGAATGAGAATCTACAAGAAAAGGATGCAGGAATACTTGTTGTGGAATCAAGGAACCGAACCGGGTACAGATAGAGAGCTCTTCCAACACCAGAATATGAAGATGGatcagaaaagaagaaagaagaagaggaagaagatggTGGAGGGGAGCAACCGTGATCTTGGGTGAGACTGATGGCATTGTTTCTAAGGTGTGCGTCTCCATAGAGCGTGACATTCTTTGCTTGTAAGGAAGGGTTTGAAAGTGAAAGGAAATTGAAGGTaaagaagagaaataaatGGAACCAGAAGAGAAGTGAAGTACAAAATTGCATTGCAAAAACGGGAAAAAGAATGAACCTTGGTTGGTGGGTAAAGTTAATTCTTGACAAAAAGAGAGGTTTAGAAGAGATTTCTTGACAGAAAGAAATTCTTGAAAGAAACAGAGGTAATTTGGATTTCTTGTTTGATTGATGCTGGATAGAGGTAATTCTTGAAAGAAACAGAGGTTTAAAACATAAACAGAGTTCTTGGAACCAAGAAGAACCCGGAATTGGAAGTCTTGTTTATTTGATGTTTCTGTCAACAATGTTCAGTTGAGGAACTTGTTTGTGGGTGGATCCTAGagagaaaaattttggagggAAAGGAGACTATTGGTTattgaagaaagagaaagtgGACCTAAaaatctctctttttttaGCTATATGGTCCTACAAATAATTGTATTCTTTAGTTAGTTAAAGAACAGTCTCTCAGTCCGTTGGCAGCTCAAACGAAACCGTTTTGAGCCTCAATCTAACATTCTCCACTCACTCAAAACGGAACCGGTTTGAGCCTCAATCTAACATTCTCCACTCACTCAAAACGGAACCGTTTTGAGCCTCAATCTAACATTCTCCACTCACTCAAATACATACAGAAACGACGACGTGTCAAACTGAACCACTCTCACCTCGATCTCAAAAACCTCGGCTTGGATTGAACCGACAGTAGCAGAGatagcaaataaaaaaaaaaagctttcttttcatcaatgGAGGCTAATCTTTGCGCATCTCTAGGCCTACCAGCACCAGACCCGTATAATCAATTCAACCCTGTAATCCAAACTGACTTCAAAAATCTTTTCACTCACTTCCCTTCTCAAAACCCGATCAAAACCCATAAGAAACCCATCATTAAGTCCCTTCCGTTTGCTTCAAATTCTATCTCTTCAACTCCCAAATCCACACCCAATTTCTCAAAATGGCTCAAACCCACTTCAAGAAACAGCCCAAAGGTGCAGTCTTTAATGAAAAATCTCTCAGTTTTCGAGAGAGCCCTTATTGGTGCTGGTGGTGGTGGCATAGCTGGTGCATTTACTTATGTTTGCTTACACCCACTTGATACTATCAAAACCAAGTTACAAACAAAGGGTGCTTCTCAGATCTATAGCAGCACAATTGATGCTATAGTTAAGACATTTCAAGAAAGGGGTATTTTGGGGTTCTACAGTGGTGTATCTGCTGTTATTGTTGGTTCTACAGCTTCTTCAGCTGTGTATTTTGGTACCTGTGAATTTGGGAAATCAATTTTGTCTAAATTGGACAAGTACCCATCTGTGCTTATCCCTCCTACTGCAGGTGCAATGGGTAATATTGTGTCATCAGCTATTATGGTACCAAAAGAATTGATTACACAAAGAATGCAAGCCGGTGCAAAAGGAAGATCATGGGAAGTAATGTTGAAAATATTGGAAAAAGATGGTATATTGGGCCTTTATTCTGGTTATTTTGCTACTTTGTTAAGAAATTTACCTGCTGGTGTTTTGAGTTATTCTTCATTTGAGTATTTAAAGGCTGCTGTGATGAGGAAGACTAAGAAGAGATATTTAGAGCCTATTGAGAGTGTATGTTGTGGCGCATTGGCTGGAGCTATTTCAGCATCAATAACTACACCACTTGATGTAATTAAGACAAGGTTGATGACACAGGTGAATAAGGAAGTGGTGGATAAAGTATCAGCTGCAATGTATAGTGGGGTTTCTGCTACTGTGAAGCAGATTATGAAAGAGGAAGGATGGGTTGGGTTTACTAGAGGGATGGGTCCTAGAGTGCTTCATAGTGCATGTTTTTCAGCATTGGGCTACTTTGCATTTGAGACAGCTAGGCTTACTCTTTTGCATCAGTATTTGAAGCATAAAGAGTTGCGTGATTTGGATCTGGCTCCTACTTGATTGATGGCTTTCAATGGAGTATCAGGTGCCCTTATTAATGATAATTCTTATCCTTCTTATTCTGGCTTTATTAGAAATAGTTATTTCTTTATCCGCACAcattttagagaaaaaaaatttctgttattaacttattattgGTAcgaaaaatttacttattgaATAATCATGACACTTTTTTCTTGGTCACACCTTGTGAACTTTGATGTTCTTAATTGACTCTCACATATTATGCTTTGATAAAGTTATAAGACCAATAGCTTTTTGATCCCAATCGTCCCTAATTCTACTAGGAACCTTGGAATATAGATATGACAATGTTTGTCATCATAGCAGACTAACAGTTGTAACATAACTATTTTTTTGCTTGATTAATCACTTTGGGATTGTTTTTGTTCTCTATCTTAAatgatttatgttttctttatgCTCGATTTTAAACGATTGGTTGAGGATGAGCTGCAAAGGAGTCATTATATAATGGAATCTAATTTTAGCTGCAAGTTCTTTCAGTAGGGGGATACATTTGACTTATGATCAATCCTCTGCTTACTAGGTCCTCTATTTTCTAACAGAGGAAATGTAAAGCATCCAATCTATTTCCAGCCTCCTGAGGTTCATTGCCTCGCTGGTAGAGACTATAAAAAGATTAGATATTGCAGCATCCATGCAAGCATGTACTACTAAGCTTTTGGCAAAAATTCCCCTCTCCCCTTGTATACTAAGTGACTAGCTTCTCAAAACTGATAGCTTCCTGCATCTTTAGAGGCAATCTACTGGATGCCTATGGAAGAAGTTAAATTAAGAAGCTCAACTTGGACAATCAACAATGTTGTGGTTACCGATTGCAAAACTTTAGGATGAAACCTATGGTAGATAAAGTCTATTGTTTTTGTGTTTCTTCAAACTAGTTGATCTAGCAAAGATTGATCTAATTCTGAGTATAGCTATTCAGTGAGAATATTGTGTATTGATGGAAATGATTTGAATTGACTGTTACTAGGAAatttgaaagaagaaaaatcaacAGCATAGCTTGAGCAATAATCAATCAGATTTTTGCTACTGGATGTTGTCTAATTGGGTGGATCATATCAAAACACTCACCATCATCAGGCAGAATCTCAGGGTTGTTAATTTGGGGTTTGTGGATGCATATGTTAGGAATTCAAGATCTTACCAACATAGTCCTTTTTACATGCGAGGTCACCCATGCCTCAAATTCCTTTCCTCCCTTTTGTTTCAATCAATATAGTGCAGTCAACAAGGGCAGAACCAAGACTGACCTTTCCCAATTCACCGAGCCCGGAGTCCAAAAATTAGCATTATCAAGGCATTATTGGACCATCCTATCTGATTTTTCCTGCTGTAAGTAGATCTTTCTACTCTGTCTAGGTTTCAGAATGGCTTGATTATTACCATCATGAAGCTTCAATTGATTCACTGAATAAGTAGATGCCTGTCATTTTCCATTTCCAAATTAGCAAATCTCAAACCAAGTTGCCAATAGCACCACCCACCCATCTACAAGTGTGACATTGTTTATTGAGGCAGGCAGCTCACTGCTCAACTCAAAATGTAGAATCTAGATGAAACTGATATTGCAAGTTGCAGCCGTAAAACATTTGAAGACAAAAGTAGGCACTTTTATGTATCTTATCATGGTTGGCACTTTATGTCTCCAACcagaaatcttcatgtaatGCAGCTAATTTCCTGGAACTGTGATCCTTCCAACATGTATCTATAGGCCTTTCTTGAAATAAATTGTGTGAAAGgattttctattcaagtaGGACCatagttctttatttttttgcttaaTTCAAGATTGAGAAAAGCCCCCTATAATTGACTCAAATTTATTTGTGGAGCTGTGCTCGGTGAAATATGGACACACTGGAGATAGAATGAGCTAATTTGGTCTTTGAAATAGAGTAATAGATGGAACGATGGTGATGTAACAACGATTAAACGACTTATTAGCAGATTAATCGATTATTTTGGAACGGCACAAACAGCACACATCCTTGATGTGGCATAATTGATCAAGTAGAATGAATGAAAACATATAGCTGGATCAATGGCAGTATTCTCTTGAAGCTTTGTATCCCTTTCGACTATTTTGGAATAGAATGAGATTCCACACACACAGACACACTTAAATGCCTTGTGGTCCAGTTGGCCAGTGCAAAGCAAAGCATGCGCTAGGTGCATTGTGATACACCAACcctaaaataaatgtttataAGAAATGTCAAAAGGTTCATACTTCACAGTTAATTCGCACACCCAAATATTGAATGCACTTTGGCCAATTTGACCAAAGATTTATATGCATTTTTCCTGTAGTTTGGACTTTAGCGATTGTACAGTGCGTTCGGAAAAACAAAGGGAAAATTCTATGCAAATTGCTTAGTGCTACACTACTAGAATTACAGGATTTTTGACATTTTCAATTGCTCTTTAGGATCGCATTATTATCAAAGGGATATACTTGCAATCCATTTTAGCATCTTTcttgaattatttttgtttttctttaccATAAAGATTACTTCTTTTGGACAAAGAATAACTGGGTGATACccatttcctttttccttttctttttttccttctcctTTCCTCCCAAACAAACTTCCATTCTCCTATCAACTTCATAATTATCCAAGATTTACAAACATTAGTTTCACATAAGTCTTTATCTTAAAACATATTTTCAATCTGCTAAACTCAAAGGCTTGATCTGATCCTGTTAAAGTGTTACTGATCAAAACTCAATTTCTtccaaagaaaaaattaatttgatgaatcaaattcaaaactcAAATACAGTCAATGCTACCAAGAAGGAAAATTGTGCCTGCAAGCCCCAGATTTGGCTGcttgattatcaaaatccCCAGATTTTAAGTAACTGCAGAAAACTAATCCAAACCCAGTCAAGACTTGTTTAGGCAGTCATCTCAAAAACATATTACTTGCACTTGCCTTTTAATTCAACTTGCTAAGATAACAAGAACACGCACAcacagaaaagaagaagaagaatttgcACGAACCATCTAGTCAAAACAATTGTGTAAAACTTTCATTAGAGAAGTTACATCACATAAGTCAGTAACTTACAGTAGAACCAGAGAACCAATCCTCTTTCATTTCTTGTGTATGTGTGTATGTTAATtgatacaaaagaaaaaaaaaatccccAATTTACTATCCTCCCTAAAATTATAACCTCCAATTAACAAAACGAAAACCTAATTAACAAGGCATAATATGTGTAGTCTTAGTGTCATAACACATAACCACACCACCATTATCCTTAACTGCAACTCTCAAAACCTTCACCAATTCAACACACATTTTCCTTGCACTGTTCCCATCACCTTCACTTTGCATAACTAACAGGACCTTAGTCAGCCCTTTACTCTTGACCACCTTCTCTTTAACTCTCTCATCCTTGAACAAACAACACAAGCTCCACAACACCATCACTCCATCCTCCGTCGCCGTTTTTGACACTTTCATTAATCTCTCCACTATACACCCCGCGCACATGGGGTCTTCACTTATAGCTAGCCTTCCATCTGCACACGTGGCAACGATAGACAACAACTTCATGGACTTTTCAATGACGGAAACGGTTGCGTTTTGGTTGGAGAGGATTTTGGATATGGTCTCGACGAGTTTGAGTTGGGCGAGTTGAGTCTTGACTGAACGAGTTACCGTTACAGATATCAAGAATGACAAAACAGCATCGTTTACGGAATTGTTTTGCGTTTCAAGCAGGTCAAGGAGAATTGGAATGAGAGTTTGTGTATGGTGGTAGTTGCTGAGTGAAATTGACTCCAAAACTCTAATGGATTCAATTTTTGAGGTCAAATTGCCgttttttattactaaaagGAACGGAGATAAGCAGTTGTGATTGAGTAATCTGTGAAGCTTCTCTTTGACGCCATTCTGAAGCAAAATCAAATCCAGAACCCTAATTATCAACTCTATAACCACAATGTCTACACCTCCGGTATCTTTGGCCAAAGTATAAACCAACGACCCGATAAATAAATCACAATCAGCTAGAAATCGTTTCTTCGCATCAGAACAACGCAAGAACTCAACAATCTTGACCAAGGATTCAAATCTTCCGCTCTTAATCTCCTCAGTCCAAATCCTAACTTGCTTCTCCGATAAAATCGTCGCCGGAGGAGGAGTGGAGGAGTGGTGGTCGTTCCAAAGGTTGATGAGACGGTGGAGAGTGAGGTTAGGGATAATATCTTTGGAGGAAAGGACTTGCATGGTGGCGGGACAGGTGTCGTGACCGGACTCCAGCCAGTGTTGGATACTGGAGCGGTCGTATGTGACGCCGGTGCAGAGACTAACGGGAGACTTCATTACGTCGAGAGATATCGGACAGCGGAATAGATTTGGTACTGTTATGTATAGTTCTTCATTTCTTcccattttgttttttttttttgcttttcagaaacacagagagagagagagagagagagagaaaatggtttTGAGAAAGCCAGAGAGTTTAGGGGGTGAGGTGGGGGAGTTTTGTAGGGAAAAAACAGTCAAAGCGAGGTGACGTTGTCGTTTTGAATGAGTAaacaaattgaattgttttGTTTGGTTAGGTGACAGTTGGTCAAACGCGcgggttttcttttttctttgaaaggtaTAAGCTTGATTTTGCCCCTGAACTTAGACTTCAGTTTCAATTTGGCCTTCTCTAACTTTCTCAGTCATTTAAGCCCAaaatttagcattttttttcAAACACATTTGTACTTTGGTTATAAAGCGGGGAGAGCAAGCCTTAAAAAATGgattaaaatagataaaataataataataataatataacaattaaATAGATGAAATAATGTCTAAAATTATGAACGAaacctaataaataaaagataatgttttcttcatatttcttttttaattatttattctctatttctttttattttctatattttgtCAATATCTATTAGTTTGTttccatctttctttttttctccttttttttcaaCAATTCTATCACTATTATAAATCCAAACATTGATTTGTTATTGGTTTAAATGATAATATGCTTTcgatttttctttaaacatgtgtttaaaagttatttttaataacttttttctaattgagttgtttattgattgaattagtttttgataatttttttattttcatgtatTTATTTGGATAAAAACATGACAGGGGAACCTTTTACGAtcttatttatctattttgaatgaattacgagatgtaaaagaaaaatatttaatttttatttagttatgtaatcactctaattttatattaaatacacAAACAAATGAAGTCTTTGTAATTATGTAATCTCAAAAACAGGTTGTATAACTTCctatttacaatttttaatcaattagtCGTTTTATCTATTTGTattcttaaatctttaatttttaccataactcttttttatttctttattaaataagaataaataatgataactaaaatatgaACTTCTTCCATtcttattttacatattacaAACTGAGAGTGAACTGCGcactttataaaaaaacaaaaagaaaaagagccGAGACGGATATAAGATGATTTAAATATACAGAATTTTGGAGTTAAAGGGCTAGAAAGATTTattcttagaaaaaaaaatttttaaaaaaaaaggagtcAAATTGAACTGAGTGATAAGTTAAGAGGCCAAACAGAAACTTACCTTTTGCAAAATGGTAACAGGGGAAATggaaaaataagataaagaaGGTAACAGGGATCCAAAGTGACAAACGTGGAACATGGGTAACACGAGTGGCACTTGTGTGCCTAATTTGTGTGTTTGCTGCTGGCGCTGGCATACGTCTATGATTCTTTTGATAAgtctatatatacatatattctATTGTCATAGATCTTTTCTAGTCTAAACACGTAAATTGTGTGCCCTAATTTCACATTAGGTACGTGCAATTtctaatttgaataaaattttaaatggcAAACAGCCGTGAATCCACTTTCAAACTGCATTTTGCATTTAAGAAATACAAGGCAAGGAGGTTGTACCCTTGACCATTATCACGGGGATCTTTGCTAGGCTTAATTTTCTACCAACTGGCTGGAATTACTGAGAGTAAAATATccatattcaaattaaaagaataacttATTGGTGTTCAAACATGGCTAATTAATACTCTTCACTTACCATGGAATTCTTTTAAacctaattataaattaaattctgaattttatattttttaataaatttatttaattattttaaaattttaaaataaatatttctttttaatttattttcaaaaagattTCGACcgtaatttttaaatcttgaCAGTAAAAAAACGACGTGAAAAGTCAATTATActtactaaaagaataataattataaatcagctaaatataatttattatatacttaataGTATAAcgattaaaaattttatatatatacttttacatattttatatttaaaaataataatattttattagtttactaacttttatgttattagaTATAATTGACTTgccatgtttttttttattaaattttaaaattattactgaaaagtatttttaaaataaattaaaaatatatatatatttttattttaaagttttgagataattaaataaaattattaaaaatataaaattaataatttaattagtaatgattctttttcattattgaGTTATGATAGGCATAGACTTGAAGCCCTTTACAATATCATTTTTCAAACACATGTATTGGATATGAGTCGGAATAAATGTCCGTACACattatatacacatatattaatttattttatcattattattattattattattattattattatttgaattatgtGTTTATACATGGACAAAACAAAGGCATGGTGCGTGTGAAACTTTGAAAATATAGGATAGGAATTGTAAACACGGCATTCATGAGTCATGAGTCATGAGTCATGAGTCTACACTC is a genomic window of Ricinus communis isolate WT05 ecotype wild-type chromosome 2, ASM1957865v1, whole genome shotgun sequence containing:
- the LOC8285083 gene encoding L-type lectin-domain containing receptor kinase S.6, whose amino-acid sequence is MQFCTSLLFWFHLFLFFTFNFLSLSNPSLQAKNVTLYGDAHLRNNAISLTQDHGCSPPPSSSSSSFFFSDPSSYSGVGRALYLYPVRFLDSTTSIPASFSCRFSFSIIKSPLCSFGDGMAFLITSNAESFSLSNGYMGLPGPALNPQDSFVAVEFDTSFDPFLSDINGDHIGIDVNTVVSFASVDALSNGIDLKSGKQMIAWIEYSDIAKLIQVWVSDSQNRPPNPILEARVDLSENFKEFMHVGFTASNGQGSAVHLIDHWRFKTYWSAPAATNVQASEGEDCFLCYLEDSSENGDPTNLDEKTNKMKEIALGLGGLAAFILSIALILAIIFLFVIRKKRVVFGRRTKEGQFFIHKGGPTRFSIVEIKAATMGFHRNRIIGEGASATVYKGSLPDLGAVAVKRFNKTEIECCRNPFITEFATIVGCLKHNNLVQLQGWCCEESELVLVYEYLPNGSLAKILHNNTSSSNFLSWKQRMNIALGVASALSYLHEESERQIIHRDVKTCNIMLDEEFNAKLGDFGLAEVYEHSSSTREATIPAGTMGYLAPEYVYSGVPSVKTDVYSFGVVVLEVATGKRPVDDDGTVLVDWVWGFWEQGKLIEAADSKLKGKFNGAEMQRMLLVGLCCVHPNHEERPTIKEAAKILKGEAPLPVLPSRKPKVGFQYILPEDSDGRLNLGGDHSPNTDDVSWMTPRSHFGWD
- the LOC8285082 gene encoding protein MITOFERRINLIKE 1, chloroplastic, with the protein product MEANLCASLGLPAPDPYNQFNPVIQTDFKNLFTHFPSQNPIKTHKKPIIKSLPFASNSISSTPKSTPNFSKWLKPTSRNSPKVQSLMKNLSVFERALIGAGGGGIAGAFTYVCLHPLDTIKTKLQTKGASQIYSSTIDAIVKTFQERGILGFYSGVSAVIVGSTASSAVYFGTCEFGKSILSKLDKYPSVLIPPTAGAMGNIVSSAIMVPKELITQRMQAGAKGRSWEVMLKILEKDGILGLYSGYFATLLRNLPAGVLSYSSFEYLKAAVMRKTKKRYLEPIESVCCGALAGAISASITTPLDVIKTRLMTQVNKEVVDKVSAAMYSGVSATVKQIMKEEGWVGFTRGMGPRVLHSACFSALGYFAFETARLTLLHQYLKHKELRDLDLAPT
- the LOC8285081 gene encoding U-box domain-containing protein 29, which produces MGRNEELYITVPNLFRCPISLDVMKSPVSLCTGVTYDRSSIQHWLESGHDTCPATMQVLSSKDIIPNLTLHRLINLWNDHHSSTPPPATILSEKQVRIWTEEIKSGRFESLVKIVEFLRCSDAKKRFLADCDLFIGSLVYTLAKDTGGVDIVVIELIIRVLDLILLQNGVKEKLHRLLNHNCLSPFLLVIKNGNLTSKIESIRVLESISLSNYHHTQTLIPILLDLLETQNNSVNDAVLSFLISVTVTRSVKTQLAQLKLVETISKILSNQNATVSVIEKSMKLLSIVATCADGRLAISEDPMCAGCIVERLMKVSKTATEDGVMVLWSLCCLFKDERVKEKVVKSKGLTKVLLVMQSEGDGNSARKMCVELVKVLRVAVKDNGGVVMCYDTKTTHIMPC